A window of the Scandinavium goeteborgense genome harbors these coding sequences:
- the bcsB gene encoding cellulose biosynthesis cyclic di-GMP-binding regulatory protein BcsB, with product MKRKLSWMCAAAVGMSAFIPQITYSETTVPMAAPEQGALDPADAAVPEQVALVTAAATTAAPEQGAPTAAEAAPAAPGDTGTTTAAPVPDTAAPGMVDPTVTDPAAVNAAEGTMPVVVEQSPTRDVKLSFAQIAPAPGSMSLRGANPTGSVQFGTRSDEVVSKGVLNLVYTPSPALLPVQSQLKVYLNDELMGVLPVTKEQLGKKVMAQVPVDPLYITDLNNVRLEFVGHYRDVCENTGSTTLWLDVARNTSLDLTLQKLNVKKDLSHFPVPFFDPRDNRQLNLPIVFAGAPDITQQKSAAIVASWFGSLAGWRGQHFPVLYNTVPDRNAIVFATNDKRPDFLRDYPLVQAPTISMIDNPNDPYLKMLVVFGRDDKDLLKAAEGIAAGSILFRGDSVTVDEVKSLLARKPYDAPNWVHTDRPVTFGELKTYEQQLQSTGLEPASINLSLNLPPDLYLLRSNGIDMDLKYRYTMPAMKDSSRMDINLNNQFLQSYSLSSTQDTKSLMLRLPIIQGLLDGKNEVSIPALRLGATNQLRFDFQYTNPMPGGTIENCVTFQPIKNNVVIGDDSTIDFSNYYHFITMPDLRAFANAGFPFSRMADLSDTLIVMPKEATKDQVSTLLDSIATIGGQVGLTGANLKLTNDPSEMQKQDADILLIGAIPEKLKDDQHIDMLVDATKSWVKTPVRHNELSSVKLDDGERQPMAQATVGSKGPMAAIIGFQSPYHDQRSVIALMADSSRGSELLNQALNDSGKRAAMFGSVSVIRESGVNSLRVGDVYFVGHLPWYERVWFALSNHPILLSVLAALSVVLLAWVLWRLLRIISRRRLDPDDE from the coding sequence ATGAAAAGAAAACTTTCCTGGATGTGCGCAGCGGCTGTGGGCATGAGCGCTTTTATTCCACAGATAACTTACTCAGAAACCACGGTGCCAATGGCTGCACCGGAACAGGGTGCCCTGGACCCCGCCGACGCAGCGGTACCGGAACAGGTTGCCCTGGTCACCGCCGCTGCGACGACTGCTGCACCGGAACAGGGTGCCCCGACCGCCGCTGAAGCTGCGCCTGCTGCACCGGGTGATACCGGAACGACGACTGCGGCCCCGGTTCCGGATACGGCTGCACCTGGCATGGTTGATCCAACGGTCACGGACCCTGCGGCGGTGAATGCGGCTGAAGGGACGATGCCTGTGGTGGTAGAACAATCACCGACCCGCGACGTGAAGCTCAGCTTTGCTCAGATTGCGCCTGCCCCAGGCAGCATGTCGCTGCGCGGCGCGAACCCGACCGGTTCTGTGCAGTTTGGTACGCGCAGTGATGAAGTCGTTTCCAAAGGTGTGCTGAATCTGGTGTACACGCCGTCACCTGCGCTGCTGCCGGTTCAGTCTCAGCTGAAGGTTTATCTTAACGATGAGCTGATGGGCGTTCTGCCGGTGACGAAAGAACAATTGGGCAAAAAAGTGATGGCCCAGGTCCCGGTTGACCCGCTGTACATCACCGATTTGAACAACGTGCGTCTGGAATTTGTCGGCCACTACCGCGATGTCTGTGAAAACACCGGCAGCACCACGCTGTGGCTGGACGTGGCGCGTAATACGTCACTGGATCTGACCCTGCAAAAGCTGAACGTGAAAAAAGATCTGTCGCACTTCCCGGTGCCGTTCTTTGACCCTCGCGATAATCGTCAGCTGAATTTACCGATCGTCTTTGCCGGCGCGCCGGACATCACTCAGCAGAAATCTGCGGCGATCGTAGCATCCTGGTTTGGTTCGCTCGCGGGCTGGCGTGGACAGCATTTCCCGGTGTTGTACAACACCGTGCCAGATCGTAACGCCATCGTGTTTGCGACCAACGATAAGCGCCCGGATTTCCTGCGCGACTATCCGTTAGTACAGGCACCGACCATCAGCATGATCGACAACCCGAACGACCCGTATCTGAAAATGCTGGTGGTGTTCGGTCGTGACGATAAAGACCTGTTGAAAGCGGCGGAAGGCATTGCCGCCGGTAGCATCTTGTTCCGTGGCGACTCCGTCACCGTGGACGAGGTGAAATCGCTGCTGGCACGTAAGCCGTACGATGCGCCGAACTGGGTGCATACCGATCGTCCGGTGACCTTTGGCGAGCTGAAAACGTACGAGCAGCAGCTGCAGTCCACGGGTCTTGAGCCCGCGTCGATTAACCTGTCGCTGAACTTGCCACCTGATCTGTATCTGCTGCGCAGCAACGGCATCGACATGGACCTGAAATACCGTTACACCATGCCAGCCATGAAAGACAGCTCGCGTATGGACATCAACCTCAACAACCAGTTCTTGCAATCGTACAGCCTGAGCAGCACCCAGGATACGAAGAGCCTGATGCTGCGCCTGCCGATTATTCAGGGTCTGCTTGACGGTAAAAATGAGGTGTCGATTCCGGCGCTGCGTCTGGGTGCCACTAACCAGCTGCGCTTTGACTTCCAGTACACCAACCCAATGCCGGGCGGTACTATTGAGAACTGCGTGACCTTCCAGCCAATCAAGAACAATGTGGTGATTGGCGACGATTCGACGATTGATTTCTCCAACTACTATCACTTCATTACGATGCCGGATCTGCGCGCGTTTGCCAATGCGGGCTTCCCGTTCAGCCGCATGGCGGATCTCTCCGATACGCTGATTGTGATGCCGAAAGAAGCGACCAAGGATCAGGTCAGCACGCTGCTGGATTCTATCGCCACTATCGGCGGTCAGGTCGGCCTGACCGGTGCTAACCTGAAACTGACCAACGATCCGAGCGAGATGCAGAAGCAGGATGCGGACATCCTGTTGATTGGCGCCATTCCTGAAAAACTGAAGGATGACCAGCATATCGACATGCTGGTGGATGCGACCAAGAGCTGGGTGAAGACGCCGGTGCGTCACAACGAACTGTCTTCTGTGAAGCTCGATGACGGTGAACGTCAGCCGATGGCACAGGCGACTGTTGGGTCTAAAGGCCCGATGGCAGCCATTATTGGCTTCCAGTCTCCGTACCACGATCAGCGTAGTGTGATTGCCCTGATGGCCGATAGCTCACGTGGCTCTGAGCTACTGAACCAGGCGCTGAACGACAGCGGTAAACGTGCCGCGATGTTTGGTTCCGTCTCGGTTATCCGTGAATCTGGCGTTAACAGCCTGCGCGTGGGCGACGTGTATTTCGTCGGCCATCTGCCATGGTACGAGCGCGTGTGGTTCGCACTGTCTAACCACCCCATTCTGCTGTCGGTTCTGGCGGCACTGAGCGTGGTTCTGTTGGCATGGGTGTTGTGGCGTCTGCTGCGCATCATTAGCCGCCGCCGTCTGGATCCGGATGATGAGTAA
- the bcsC gene encoding cellulose synthase complex outer membrane protein BcsC, whose protein sequence is MRKFSLSLLSLSLGMTLLPLAHAAPTAAQQQLLNQVRLGESAKRDDLVRQSLYRLELIAPDDPQVIAARMRYLLRQGDTAGAQKQLDRMKNLAPDSDAFKASQSEMQLSTGKGRQALQEARLQVTTGHIQEGLKQYDALFNGTPPDGELAVEYWTAVARLPDRHKEAMGKLQSLNAKNPGNVQLQTTFAKLLFDDNRSAEGYAVLEQMAKSNAGRGTAQQMWYDQIKDEPVNEDSVKNLQRFLAVFTTGELSDEARTKLADNQTKLADPAFRAQAEQQAKEAEIAKVEDSKPGTWEIVWPLIRKGDAALKAKNLDQAARFYQQAQRVDNTNSYAVLGLGDVAIARNDTAAAERYYQQALRLDRGNSNAVRGLANIYRAQSPEKATAFINTLSASQRRSIDDIERSLTNDRLSQQAETLENQGRWAQAAEVQRRRLALDPDSVWITYRLAKDLSSAGQRPEADRLMQDLARKKSGDPEQVYAYGLYLSGNGQDMAALSHINTLPKSQWNDNIQELSDRLQFDQVMQKANLMRDNGQEDQAVALLKQQTPSARINMTLADWAQQRGDTGTAITEYNAALTKEANNNDARLGLAEVYAAEGNDSAAREQVKKLKAPAAGEAPSLNTQRRLALVDSSLGDTAQAQQIFNTIVPQAKAQPASMDTALVLRDNSRFQVQNGDPQQALESYKDAMVAAGITTTRPQDNDSFTRLTRNDEKDDWLKRGVRSDAADLYRQQDVNVTLEHNYWGSSGTGGYSDLKAQTTMLQVDAPLADGRMFFRSDYVSMNAGKFSTDSDGGYSPNWGTCGEQTCFGGDKSQKDSGASVAVGWRNDTWDVDIGTTPMGFNVVDVVGGLSYSNSVGSVGYTVEGHRRPISSSLLAFGGQKDPNTGTTWGGVRADGGGISLSYDKGDANGVWASLSADSLTGKNVDDNWRARWMAGYYYKLINENNRRVTVGLNNMVWHYDKDLSGYSLGQGGYYSPQKYLSFAVPINWRQRTDNWSWELGGSVSWSHSKNNNQARYPKQNLLPINYPNAGQIDDGSSSSGFGYTAHALIERRVSSNWYVGASIDIQQAKDYTPSHALLYVRYSAAGWQGDMDLPPQPLVPYADW, encoded by the coding sequence ATGCGCAAATTCTCACTAAGCTTACTCAGCCTCTCGCTAGGGATGACGCTACTCCCTTTAGCGCATGCTGCGCCCACCGCCGCGCAGCAACAATTATTGAACCAGGTGCGCCTCGGGGAATCCGCGAAGCGTGACGATTTGGTTCGCCAGTCGCTGTACCGCCTCGAACTGATAGCCCCGGACGATCCACAGGTGATTGCCGCGCGTATGCGTTATCTGCTGCGTCAGGGCGATACCGCCGGCGCGCAGAAACAGCTCGACCGCATGAAAAACCTGGCACCGGATTCCGATGCCTTTAAAGCCTCGCAAAGTGAAATGCAGCTCTCCACCGGCAAAGGCCGTCAGGCGTTGCAGGAAGCACGTTTGCAGGTGACGACCGGCCACATTCAGGAAGGTCTCAAGCAGTATGACGCGCTGTTCAACGGCACGCCGCCGGATGGCGAGTTAGCGGTGGAATACTGGACGGCGGTCGCGAGGCTGCCGGACCGTCATAAAGAAGCGATGGGCAAACTGCAGTCGCTGAACGCGAAAAACCCGGGCAACGTCCAGCTGCAAACCACCTTCGCCAAACTGCTGTTTGACGATAACCGCAGCGCGGAAGGCTATGCGGTGCTGGAACAGATGGCGAAATCCAATGCCGGGCGCGGGACTGCCCAGCAAATGTGGTACGACCAAATTAAAGATGAGCCGGTCAACGAAGACAGCGTGAAAAATCTTCAGCGCTTCCTGGCCGTATTCACCACCGGTGAGTTGTCTGATGAAGCGCGTACAAAGCTGGCTGATAACCAGACCAAGCTCGCCGATCCGGCGTTCCGCGCGCAAGCGGAACAGCAGGCAAAAGAAGCTGAAATCGCCAAAGTTGAAGACAGTAAGCCCGGGACCTGGGAAATTGTCTGGCCGTTGATCCGTAAGGGCGATGCGGCCCTGAAAGCTAAAAATCTCGATCAGGCCGCACGTTTTTACCAGCAGGCACAGCGGGTGGATAACACCAACAGCTATGCCGTGTTGGGGCTGGGTGACGTGGCTATCGCCCGGAACGACACCGCTGCCGCGGAGCGCTATTACCAGCAGGCGCTGCGTCTGGACAGAGGCAACAGCAACGCCGTGCGCGGGCTGGCCAATATTTATCGGGCGCAGTCGCCAGAGAAAGCGACGGCGTTCATTAACACGCTGTCGGCCAGCCAGCGTCGTAGCATCGATGATATCGAACGCAGCCTGACCAACGATCGTCTGTCACAGCAGGCTGAAACGCTTGAAAATCAGGGCCGTTGGGCGCAGGCCGCAGAAGTGCAGCGTCGCCGACTGGCGCTCGATCCGGACAGCGTGTGGATAACGTATCGTCTGGCGAAGGATCTCTCCAGCGCCGGACAGCGCCCGGAAGCCGATCGTTTGATGCAGGATTTGGCTCGCAAAAAATCGGGCGATCCAGAGCAGGTTTACGCTTACGGGCTGTACCTTTCCGGCAACGGTCAGGATATGGCAGCGCTCTCGCACATCAATACGCTGCCGAAAAGCCAGTGGAATGACAATATTCAGGAACTGTCGGATCGTCTGCAGTTCGATCAGGTGATGCAGAAAGCGAACCTGATGCGCGATAACGGTCAGGAAGATCAGGCGGTTGCCTTGCTGAAACAGCAAACGCCGTCGGCGCGGATTAACATGACGCTGGCCGACTGGGCGCAGCAGCGTGGTGATACCGGCACGGCCATCACCGAATACAACGCCGCGCTGACGAAAGAAGCCAACAATAACGATGCGCGTCTGGGTCTGGCGGAAGTGTACGCCGCAGAGGGCAACGATTCCGCCGCGCGCGAACAGGTGAAGAAGCTGAAAGCGCCAGCGGCAGGCGAAGCGCCGTCGCTCAATACCCAGCGTCGTCTCGCGCTGGTGGATTCCTCCCTCGGCGATACCGCTCAGGCACAGCAGATTTTCAACACCATCGTGCCGCAGGCTAAAGCTCAGCCTGCGTCGATGGATACCGCGCTGGTTCTGCGTGATAACTCGCGTTTCCAGGTGCAGAACGGCGATCCCCAGCAGGCGCTCGAGAGTTACAAAGATGCGATGGTGGCAGCAGGCATTACGACGACCCGCCCGCAGGATAACGACAGCTTTACCCGCCTGACCCGTAACGATGAAAAAGACGACTGGTTGAAGCGCGGAGTGCGCAGCGATGCGGCGGACCTTTATCGTCAGCAGGACGTCAACGTCACGCTGGAGCACAACTACTGGGGCTCCAGCGGTACCGGCGGTTATTCCGACCTCAAAGCGCAAACCACCATGCTTCAGGTGGACGCGCCGTTGGCTGACGGGCGGATGTTCTTCCGCAGTGATTACGTCAGCATGAACGCCGGGAAATTCTCGACCGACAGCGACGGTGGCTATTCGCCGAATTGGGGCACCTGCGGCGAACAAACCTGCTTCGGCGGAGATAAGAGCCAAAAAGACAGCGGCGCCAGCGTGGCCGTTGGCTGGCGGAACGACACCTGGGATGTGGATATCGGCACCACGCCGATGGGCTTCAACGTCGTCGATGTGGTCGGCGGCCTGAGCTACAGCAACAGTGTCGGCTCGGTCGGGTATACCGTTGAAGGCCACCGTCGTCCGATTTCCAGCTCTCTGCTGGCGTTTGGCGGGCAGAAAGACCCGAACACCGGCACCACCTGGGGCGGCGTTCGCGCCGACGGCGGCGGGATCAGCCTGAGCTATGACAAAGGCGATGCCAATGGCGTTTGGGCCTCTTTGAGCGCGGACTCACTGACCGGTAAAAACGTCGATGACAACTGGCGTGCGCGTTGGATGGCCGGGTATTACTACAAGCTTATCAATGAGAACAACCGTCGTGTGACCGTGGGCCTGAACAACATGGTCTGGCACTACGACAAAGATCTCAGCGGCTATTCGCTTGGGCAGGGCGGCTACTACAGTCCGCAAAAGTACCTGTCGTTTGCCGTGCCAATTAACTGGCGTCAGCGTACGGATAACTGGTCCTGGGAACTGGGTGGATCGGTCTCGTGGTCGCACTCGAAGAACAACAACCAGGCGCGTTATCCGAAGCAGAATCTGTTGCCAATCAACTACCCGAATGCAGGGCAAATCGACGACGGCAGCAGCAGCAGCGGTTTTGGTTACACTGCGCACGCGCTTATCGAACGCCGTGTCAGTTCGAACTGGTATGTCGGGGCCTCAATCGATATTCAGCAGGCGAAGGATTACACCCCAAGCCACGCGCTGCTGTACGTTCGTTACTCCGCCGCGGGCTGGCAGGGTGACATGGATCTGCCTCCTCAGCCGCTGGTTCCTTACGCCGACTGGTAA
- the bcsA gene encoding UDP-forming cellulose synthase catalytic subunit has protein sequence MIRLTALLLAPEAGARLRARYLDYRHHQASWLGASLGCIWVALAWLFIPLEHPRWQRIRANYSELYPHINAHRPRPLDPVRYVLQSLWLVLTLPVAEKKSFNWNGLKAMSGARGRYHKWMDELPERMSTQTAHLDHKKELRHINPKVRKLILGTVVACSLLLALVCVTQPFNPMSQFIFLLLLWGIALIVRRMPGRFSALMLVVLSLTVSCRYIWWRYTSTLNWDDPVSLVCGLTLLFAETYAWVVLVLGYFQVIWPLNRQPVPLPKDMALWPSVDIFVPTYNEDLSVVKNTVYASLGIDWPKDKLKIWILDDGGRDEFRQFAKDVGVEYVARTTHEHAKAGNINNALKLAKGDLVSIFDCDHVPTRSFLQMTVGWFLKDKKLGVMQTPHHFFSPDPFERNLGRFRKTPNEGTLFYGLVQDGNDMWDATFFCGSCAVIRRGPLDEVGGIAVETVTEDAHTSLRLHRRGYTSAYMRIPQAAGLATESLSAHIGQRIRWARGMVQIFRMDNPLFGKGLKWSQRICYANAMLHFLSGVPRLIFLSAPLAFLLLHAYIIYAPALMIALFVLPHMVHASLTNSKIQGKYRHSFWSEIYETVLAWYIAPPTIVALINPKIGTFNVTAKGGLVKEEYVDWVISRPYLYLVILNLVGIAVGIWRHFTGPANEILTVWVSIVWVFYNLIILGGAVAVSVESKQVRRSHRVEMKMPAAIARDDGHLFSCTLHDFSDGGVGLKINGDGQVLEGQKVNLLLKRGQQEFAFPMLVARVMGSEIGLQLLPMPTRQHIDFVQCTFARADTWALWQDSFPEDKPLESMLDIFKLGFRGYRHLAEFAPPSVKFIFRSLLSLVAWIVSFIPRRPERNVGEILPEPAMAQQ, from the coding sequence ATGATACGTCTTACCGCCCTTTTGCTGGCACCGGAAGCGGGGGCGCGTCTGCGTGCGCGATATCTGGATTATCGTCATCATCAAGCGTCATGGCTGGGTGCTTCCCTGGGGTGCATCTGGGTCGCCCTCGCCTGGCTGTTTATCCCGCTGGAACACCCACGCTGGCAGCGTATTCGCGCCAACTACAGCGAACTGTATCCGCATATCAATGCGCACCGTCCGCGTCCGCTCGACCCTGTCCGCTATGTCCTGCAAAGCCTGTGGCTGGTGTTGACGCTGCCTGTTGCCGAGAAAAAAAGCTTCAACTGGAATGGGCTGAAAGCCATGTCCGGCGCACGCGGTCGTTATCACAAGTGGATGGACGAACTGCCTGAAAGAATGAGCACCCAGACGGCGCATCTGGACCACAAAAAAGAGCTGCGCCACATCAACCCGAAAGTGCGAAAACTCATTCTCGGCACTGTCGTGGCCTGTTCGCTTCTGCTGGCGCTTGTTTGCGTCACACAGCCGTTTAACCCCATGTCGCAGTTTATCTTCCTGCTGCTGTTGTGGGGCATTGCGCTCATTGTCCGCCGGATGCCGGGGCGTTTCTCCGCGTTGATGCTGGTGGTGCTGTCGCTGACGGTGTCTTGTCGTTACATCTGGTGGCGTTATACCTCCACGCTGAACTGGGATGACCCGGTGAGCCTGGTGTGCGGTCTGACGTTGCTATTTGCAGAAACCTACGCCTGGGTCGTACTGGTGCTCGGTTACTTCCAGGTCATTTGGCCGCTTAACCGCCAGCCGGTGCCACTGCCGAAAGACATGGCCCTGTGGCCGTCTGTCGACATCTTTGTCCCGACCTACAACGAAGACCTGAGCGTAGTGAAAAACACCGTTTATGCGTCGTTGGGTATCGACTGGCCGAAAGACAAGCTCAAAATCTGGATTCTGGATGATGGCGGTCGCGATGAGTTCCGCCAGTTCGCCAAAGATGTCGGTGTGGAGTATGTCGCGCGAACCACTCATGAACATGCGAAAGCGGGTAACATCAACAACGCACTGAAGCTGGCGAAAGGGGATTTGGTCTCTATCTTCGACTGTGACCACGTGCCGACGCGCTCCTTCCTGCAAATGACGGTGGGCTGGTTCCTTAAAGATAAAAAGCTCGGCGTGATGCAGACCCCGCACCACTTCTTCTCTCCCGATCCGTTCGAACGTAACCTCGGTCGTTTCCGTAAGACCCCGAACGAAGGCACGCTGTTCTACGGCCTGGTGCAGGACGGGAACGATATGTGGGATGCGACGTTCTTCTGTGGTTCCTGTGCGGTGATCCGCCGTGGGCCGCTGGATGAAGTCGGTGGGATTGCGGTTGAAACGGTCACTGAAGATGCGCACACCTCGCTGCGTCTGCACCGTCGGGGCTACACCTCGGCCTACATGCGTATTCCGCAGGCCGCCGGCCTGGCGACGGAAAGCCTGTCAGCGCACATTGGCCAGCGTATTCGCTGGGCGCGCGGGATGGTGCAAATTTTCCGTATGGATAACCCGCTGTTTGGCAAAGGGCTGAAGTGGTCGCAGCGTATCTGTTACGCCAACGCCATGCTGCACTTCTTATCCGGCGTACCGCGGCTTATCTTCCTGTCGGCACCGTTAGCGTTCCTGCTGCTGCACGCTTACATCATTTACGCTCCGGCGCTGATGATTGCGCTGTTCGTTCTGCCGCATATGGTTCACGCCAGCCTGACCAACTCAAAGATTCAGGGTAAATATCGCCATTCGTTCTGGAGTGAAATCTATGAAACGGTGCTGGCCTGGTATATCGCCCCGCCAACCATCGTGGCGCTGATCAACCCGAAAATCGGTACTTTCAACGTGACGGCGAAAGGCGGTCTGGTGAAAGAAGAGTACGTCGACTGGGTGATTTCACGTCCGTACTTGTACCTGGTGATTCTGAACCTGGTGGGGATTGCCGTCGGTATCTGGCGTCATTTCACCGGCCCGGCGAATGAAATCCTGACCGTGTGGGTCAGTATCGTCTGGGTGTTCTACAACCTGATTATTCTGGGCGGGGCCGTGGCCGTGTCTGTTGAGAGTAAACAGGTGCGCCGTTCCCACCGCGTTGAGATGAAAATGCCTGCGGCGATTGCCCGCGATGATGGGCACCTCTTCTCCTGTACGCTGCACGACTTCTCTGACGGCGGCGTAGGGCTGAAAATCAACGGCGATGGACAAGTGCTGGAAGGTCAAAAGGTCAATCTGCTGCTCAAACGTGGTCAGCAAGAATTTGCCTTCCCGATGCTGGTGGCCCGCGTAATGGGCAGTGAAATCGGCCTGCAACTGTTGCCGATGCCGACTCGCCAGCACATCGATTTTGTACAGTGTACGTTTGCGCGCGCCGATACCTGGGCGCTGTGGCAAGACAGCTTCCCGGAAGATAAACCGCTGGAAAGTATGCTGGACATTTTTAAACTGGGGTTCCGTGGCTATCGCCATCTGGCGGAGTTCGCGCCGCCTTCGGTGAAATTTATTTTCCGATCGCTCCTCTCACTGGTTGCCTGGATTGTCTCCTTCATACCGCGTCGCCCTGAGCGCAACGTGGGTGAGATTCTCCCTGAACCGGCAATGGCTCAACAATGA
- the bcsZ gene encoding cellulose synthase complex periplasmic endoglucanase BcsZ — translation MKGVRRGCLALLTLVTMQASAACTWPAWEQFKKDYISDGGRVIDPSDARKITTSEGQSYALFFALAANDRAAFASLFHWTQDNLASGDIKAQLPGWLWGKKEDNSWSVLDTNSASDADVWIAWSLLEAGRLWKMPEYSDAGKALLSKIASDEVVKVPGLGSMLLPGRVGFVDDAGWRFNPSYLPPQLASYFVRFGAPWNALQATNLRLLLETAPKGYSPNWVRFNKKNGWQLKQDKSLLGSYDAIRVYMWTGMLNDADPQKARLLAKFKPMATQTEKTGLPPEKIDIATGKVDGNGPVGFSATLLPFLQNRDAQAVQRQRVADNFPGNDAYYSYVLTLFGQGWDQHRFRFTARGELLPDWGQECANSH, via the coding sequence ATGAAAGGTGTACGCCGGGGTTGCCTGGCGCTACTGACGCTGGTCACGATGCAGGCCTCAGCCGCCTGCACGTGGCCTGCGTGGGAGCAGTTCAAAAAAGATTATATCAGCGACGGCGGTCGGGTTATCGACCCGAGCGACGCCCGTAAAATTACCACCTCTGAAGGGCAGAGCTATGCGCTGTTCTTCGCCCTGGCGGCCAATGACCGTGCGGCGTTTGCGTCGTTGTTCCACTGGACGCAGGACAACCTGGCCTCGGGCGATATCAAAGCGCAGTTGCCGGGCTGGCTGTGGGGCAAGAAAGAGGACAACAGCTGGAGCGTGCTCGACACCAACTCCGCCTCCGATGCCGATGTCTGGATAGCCTGGTCACTGTTGGAAGCCGGACGTTTGTGGAAAATGCCGGAGTACAGCGACGCCGGAAAAGCGCTGCTGTCGAAAATTGCCAGCGATGAAGTGGTCAAAGTGCCGGGGCTCGGCTCTATGCTGCTGCCGGGCAGAGTCGGCTTTGTCGACGATGCAGGCTGGCGCTTTAACCCAAGTTATCTCCCGCCGCAGTTAGCGAGTTACTTCGTGCGTTTTGGCGCACCGTGGAACGCGCTCCAAGCCACCAACCTGCGTCTGCTGCTGGAAACCGCGCCAAAGGGCTACTCGCCAAACTGGGTGCGTTTCAACAAGAAAAATGGCTGGCAGCTCAAGCAGGATAAATCGCTGCTGGGCAGCTATGACGCCATCCGCGTTTATATGTGGACCGGCATGCTGAACGACGCCGATCCGCAAAAAGCCCGCTTGCTGGCGAAGTTTAAGCCCATGGCCACACAAACTGAAAAGACGGGTCTACCGCCTGAAAAAATCGATATTGCCACCGGGAAGGTGGACGGTAATGGGCCGGTGGGCTTCTCTGCGACGCTGTTACCGTTCCTGCAAAATCGTGATGCACAGGCCGTTCAACGCCAGCGCGTCGCCGATAACTTCCCAGGCAACGATGCTTATTACAGCTATGTTCTGACCCTGTTCGGGCAAGGATGGGATCAACACCGTTTCCGGTTTACTGCTCGCGGTGAACTTTTACCAGACTGGGGCCAGGAATGCGCAAATTCTCACTAA
- the bcsQ gene encoding cellulose biosynthesis protein BcsQ — translation MAILGLQGLRGGTGTTSLTAALGWALQSLGEKVIIVDACPDNMLRYFFNDNIAHRDGWARALLDGKDWRDAGLRYTSQVDFLPFGQLSVTERVNVQVLTPVLNQAVDIVQALDQKRPHHWVLIDLPHDVQPWMQPLIEACNHMLTVVNPDANAHIRLHQQVLPKHGHILINDLRIGSHVQDDIYRVWLQSQPRMLPVIIHRDESVAECLAAKQPLGEYRSDSLAAEEVVTLANWCLMHYAGISPGVEQPS, via the coding sequence ATGGCCATTTTGGGATTACAGGGCCTGCGAGGCGGCACGGGAACGACGTCTCTGACTGCCGCGCTGGGCTGGGCATTACAGTCTCTGGGCGAGAAAGTCATCATTGTCGATGCATGCCCGGATAACATGCTGCGCTACTTTTTCAACGACAACATTGCACATCGCGATGGCTGGGCGCGTGCCCTTTTAGATGGCAAAGATTGGCGTGATGCCGGTCTTCGGTACACTTCTCAGGTCGATTTTCTCCCGTTTGGTCAGCTTTCTGTAACAGAACGTGTAAATGTACAGGTCTTGACACCGGTACTCAATCAGGCTGTGGACATTGTTCAGGCCCTCGATCAGAAGCGTCCGCACCATTGGGTGCTTATCGATTTACCCCATGATGTTCAGCCGTGGATGCAGCCGCTGATTGAAGCCTGCAACCATATGCTGACGGTGGTGAATCCGGATGCCAATGCGCATATCCGTCTGCATCAGCAGGTTCTGCCAAAACACGGCCATATCTTGATCAATGATTTACGCATTGGCAGCCATGTTCAGGATGATATTTATCGAGTCTGGTTACAGAGTCAGCCGCGTATGCTGCCAGTGATTATCCACCGTGACGAATCCGTGGCAGAGTGCCTGGCCGCCAAGCAACCGCTCGGCGAATACCGAAGCGATTCGTTGGCGGCAGAAGAGGTCGTCACCCTCGCAAACTGGTGTCTGATGCATTACGCCGGGATCAGCCCGGGCGTGGAGCAGCCATCATGA